atttttcaccattttctgacatttatagaccaaacaactaatcgattaatcgagaaaacaatcaacagattaatcaacaatgaaaataatcgttagttgaagccctaatctaaacaattaatcaataatataatctacagattaactgataatgaaaataattgttagctgTAGCCCTAAAACggtttcagaaaaaaacacccTGCCATAAGTTACTCTACCAATAATACTGCATATTCTCATGCTATTTTAGCATCACATATACTAAAATGTGTACAGTAGATAAATactaataaacaaaaacattctctGGACACTAAAAGGCTCATCTTACCCAGGAATTATGGGGAAACCTTAGCTTGCTGGTTTAAACGTTCTGCTGGTTTGACTCACCTGTCTCCCCTGCTTAGGACCGGTGGGTGTGCTGCTGGAGCTGCGAGGTGTGGGTCCCAGCAGCCCCCCGCTGCCCAACAGGCCCAGCCTGGCACCCGGCAAGCTCCTGGAGGGCATCTGGAACTGGCGAAGGCTCCTCCTGGCCGACACGCTGCCCCCAACACAGCTAGCGGTGGGGAGAGAGTTGGACTGGCCGAAACGGCTGCAGCAGGACGAGACAAAAAGTGAGTTCCTGATCACAGGAACGTGTTAACAAAAGAGCAGTTATACATTCACTAAGGTTCACAAATAATGAGCTGAACTGTCAAcataggcgcagtttgaactttaatgttgggggttcacaaaaaacaaatctagagggaatgcaatgtgtacaacgcagagaggtctaatgtattggGATGTGTGTAGCTTACATATTACACTCTCCAAACAGAATGTGATGCGAGCAAGCGTCAgtcacaaaatcagtttgattattTGATATTAGAAtgtcctaactggctgcgaGCAACGAAGCGCAATGgggcgttttgtttttttttcaaaacggCACgcttcaaaaacacaaatgtcggAAGATAGCAAGTACTGCTCACCCATCTTTtcagtggttacgtctccagtgtGATCTTGaccgcacagctgataggtacgtggtttgtgTACATGACGTAACAGAGGTGCATATTTAACGATGTGGACAGAGAGTGTCCgatgttattaggctataagaaaataaaaagaccacaaatctaACTTCTTATCtggttggtttcttattctgtcaatatgaAGACACAACAATGTCGATATTATTAATCATTACACTTAATTATTAGTTCtgcgttattataaaaaatatggaGGCATTTCTAGGAggttcagtgagccccctgaaccaatgCAAAGTGCGCCTGTGACGGTCATACCAAAAGGAGCAAAATAAGATAGATACTCCAATATGACTGTAAAAAAGTCAGACATTTTAATAACAAGCTGCAAACATTTTCGCACAATATTCTGTGGTATTGTGGAGGAGAAAGACAAATGTTCTGAACTAAGTTGAACTTCtagtaataatacaaaaatgaagATAAAATTaccacctacctactgtagttgTGGTGATAATTTCATCTCTGCAAAATCACACCTCTACACAGGTAACACTGTCTtcaaaatgatgaataaatcaTTCTCTAACTCACTTCTGTTTGTCTACATTTATGCTTTTGTAATTGTATACATGTTAACAAAGGAAATAATAAGAGGAATCAGTGAACTTAATGTAAAGTGTTGCTACTGTACATTTAGCACCATaccttttctctgtgtgtgataTGTAAAATATAGCTGTATCTGTTCTAACGGGCTCTAACATTCCCCACTCATTCGATCATTTAAAGCCAGAAATCTGTGGTCTTTTCTATTTTCTAAGTTAAAGCGACTCTGATTGTAGGTGTTTTCCTTACAGCCAGTTAAACTCATAAAATGAAAGCTACTGTGTGTCTGTTTACCTCCTCTGCGGTCGGTACCCTGCTATGTCGAGGAGGGTTTTCCTTGGAATGGACCGGAACAGCCTCTGGACCTGTTGTTTCCATGACAACAGTCTCTTCTTCTGCGTCTCAGTGAAGGACTGACGGGGAGGGGgacggggagggggagggggatgGGGAGGGGAGAACAGGGAGTACGAATCGGATGAAACAAAGCGTGACTGGTGAAGAGCATGGCTGAGGATTTTCAAGTACATTGTGTCTCAACAAATGACACAGAACCCTCCTTCACATAAGAATACATCTAAAGCATGATACTGCACATTTATACTATAAACATAATGAAACTGACATTTTACTCAACTCAAGAgtttcagagagacagagagtggtCTGGATGACAGCATTCCTCTTTAAACTAGCAGAACTCAGCTATGATCCATGGTATGTATGCCTGGGTCTGTCATTTTACTGACAACTCAATTCAAATTATCAAATTGATGAATTATCTCAACATTTCAATTTAGTGAAAGTTTCTGCTGGGGgctaaaatgttaataataagacggtgtattagggccattgtaagtaagtaggtaggtaggtaggtaggtaggtaggtaagtaAGCAAGCAAGCAAGTAAGTAAGTtattaagtaagtaagtaaataagtaaataaataaataaataaattaaataaataaataaatattttaaggGGAGAAATATTCAGAGGAAAAATTCAGATTTTCTGTCGtaaattatgagaaaaaaactcacaatttACGAGTAAAAAACTCAGagattctctgagattaaactcaCAAACTTTGTAGGAaaaatactgtgtttttttgtcaaggAACCACATTGCTTCACTTTGCAAGTTTGAATCAACCTCTTCACACCACAGACGCTGCTGCTTGCCACGTATTATGCCTACAGTGGATGACCTAGTCAAATTATACTTTGCAATCGGATTCAGCAATACTTAGGGAATTAAGGAAATACTTGTGATTTTAGCCCAGAATCCCCATACTACCATAAGCATCCAGACTTCTAAGGGACATTACCATGAAATGGGCCTATTatgaaggaaaaacaaactgatttgagattttttcttgtaaatttaccacttaaatctctttttataatttttataattattattttgtacctacaatggccctaaagCGTCTTTTTATTGGTGCGGGCCTCCGTAGATGGCGCGTGCACTACAAGCATGCAAAGATGCTCAGCATGTTGTTCATTGCAGTATGCTCCGAAACGCCAGGAGgcgtacaaacaaaatattctgtagataagcaagaagtcaacgagtggcACCGGAAAGGAAAGTAGGTGTAGGTTGCCTGGCAGtagtagtaaacactaaactCCGACATACGTACCGCCAAGCATTGCatctgtgtactgtaattattactgtctCTTGCCTCCAAGTCTAAAATACTTTTTATCTCTCGGTGCTTCCCCTCCCGTCGCCACTCTATCCATAAAACCTTTGtttagcttttacaaaacgatctctcattttctttcacagcctgcagctGAAAGCCTCTTCTTTCCCCAGTGTGTTGCCTGTTTCTTTCCAAGTATTTAATGTCATGCGACTGTCCCTGTTGTCTCTCAGTGAACAGTcgtagagatgtctgtacaggcCAACCTGCTTGGCCAGTCTTCCCTCGAAggcatccatgttgaaatgaaaagcgCAGCGCGCACAGTCGGCGCATAGTTACAAAGATTCAGAGGTGCAGACAAACCACCGCGACAACTTGTGGAGCCTTCGCGCACCATGCAAAAGCCCTGATGACGCAAGTTTCTGGCACAAGCACATCACGCAAGCTTTAATAATTCGTTGTATAATAATAAGgttgaaaaaaatgatgataTATGCATATACCGGTATTTATATGCATGTATAAACATATTTACTGAATGTATTTGGGATAGACCTACTAAATATTATGTGACGATATTGAATTACGGATGCTACTTTGACCTtgaagtgaccatgctccttttatcCGTCCTAAACAACCTGTATTGTCTCTTCCTGGTTTATAGTATATGCTGtatctatacagtatatggtgttttttctgagttttgaattttgaattttGACATAAAAAGTGTGTGAAATACATGGTGTATTCCAGAGGGAGTGGGTACCTCATGGATAAGGCACTTGTCGATGAGTTGTAGGTAGGAGCTGATGTTGTCCTCGTCTGACCTGGACACCAGTAGCTGGGTACAAACTGACGAGGATGGAAAATATGACattaaaactaaacaaaaacctCCCCCAACCAATAAAAACAATCTCTGGTGAGTGCTGGTGCATCCAGCTCACCTTTGCCCATGACACGTGTGAACTGGCCGGGTAGATCCCCCTCGGCGATGACGCTCGAGCCTGACTCGGCCTCCCCGCCGCCTCCGCCGACCCCGGTCAGGTGGGAGCCAGGCGCTGCGCTCTTGCCGTCGGGGCTCAGCAAGAGGCGCTGCAGGGAGGCCTCCTCGCCCCCAATGAAAGCCTTGATAGGCGTCATGATCATCTGGTGGAGCTCCTGCAGTGGGGCTCGCAGGTTACTGCCCTCCAACACATCCTGGTGGTGGTAAACGAtgaaaaggaagaggagagagggaaggtaTGGAGCCGATCAGAAACAGATTTTTACGATGAAATGTTGACATCCATCCACAGATCTTGTGTGGAATTTACAATGAAGCAGCTTTAAGCTACTTGTGTGAACCACCAAAAATCTACATAATCATTatggctgggacgatacacctttCTCCTGATCGATACCATTACGATACTTGGGCGCTGATATGTATTGCGAATTtgaagtattgcgatttgatattatgatttatagtgatttttgttcactttttgaacactagaccatggggaaaagggGAATACagacacttctagggactttgaGTTTgagaaatatctaaattgatccagtaaaaatgttttatcgtcagcatgtatgtagtcagagatgtcctgaaatcaaatatgtcaggatcattgtcaggaattatttattaaatattttccaacaacccaaaaatcaaagaataaagaattttccctcacaaattagtggtattttcttttttattcgtaagggacatgtaatgttttaaaccAATCAATCTTATGTCCATATATTTATCTTATATATACTGTTCCCGTTGTTAACAACGACGTATTTACACATGTACTCCCGCTAACAAGTCCGTTGCCatctctcccgtcagctccgttctctttatccagcAATGGCCAGCtcagtttgaatgcatttaacagaaatgtcagtatatgggtgctctacagttgtagcgtcggcccatttgaccacggggacgagagcgacggccggctcgaccgcacgttactgcaatacgataacgtttcctgtccgtgacagagttagcgtgcagctttagccgtgatgtctagctctgcttctcctgtcaatgtgtgaaacccaaagtgtttccatcctttactggatgtgtagtgtttaccacgctggatttaacatgtgagggtgcaggtcgtatccacgacgaccctccaatgtttgttttggttgacggatacggaacggatatgacgtcgcgttactcagactacaacaataaaagcagtaacttccttctacctcctaCCTAAAATATATCGATTTTGGCATTAAAATATCTATTCCAAAAACTACTTTTGACCAACATGCTGAATATCAACAGACTTAAAGAGGGCGAGGGATCCCTGACCACACTGTCATGTGATAGAGCAGAGAATAAAGTAACACCAGAAATACATACATGCGCTTTTCCTTCACTACTTGTGTCCACGTGCATCATATCAGCCTCCCTCCCACCCTCCACACAGCAGCGCTCTACAGGAGTCTGTGTAAACCCAAAATACCAAGCAACAGGTGTCTCGTTTCCCCAGCCCTACCAATGCAGCGGTAACAAATTTTTAAATGAAGCGTTGGTGAAAAGGTTAAGCCTGAATTTAGCTGGGCCCAAGAAGTCCCTCCTGTGGTGTGCCCTTGAGCGCCATTGTCTTGCTTTGAAGGCTGAATGGAGGGTTGAGGGGTGGGGGAAGCGGATGGGTTTAAATATGGAGCCCAAAACTCTTCTTCCTGGATTAGGTGTTCCCTTAGCTGCCATCTCAGATCATAACACAGACTGAGAATGGCCACCCTTCTCATTAACACACGGGAAAAGAGAGGTGATGGCTATTAAGCACAATCACCAATAACACAAAATTAAagaatctaaaaaaaatcaacaaaactTCCAAATTCAAAAAATTCCAGGTAGGAGTGGAAGCTTTATTTTTGtgtgaagatgaagaggagaagaagaagaggatgtgATAAACTGTCACACTGACCTTTTCCAAGCTGCGCAGTAGGTTCTGCCTCTCTTTGAGCTTCAGAATGCTGATAACAATCTTGTGTCTTGCTCCTTTAGTGACCTTCTGTTGGAAGAAAGAGTTTTGTGTCAAACATCTCTTTGCTCGACTTTGCTAGCTACAAACACGAAGGGTGCTCCGATCGATTGGCCACCAATCGTTACTGTATCTGCCCATATTTGTCCTAAATAGTTTGATTGGTGGTCTCCATAAAAGGTGGATCAGAAGAGCCGATCAGATGCCTCAAAACATGAAAAACTATTTCTCTGCGCTGCTATAATGTGTCTTCAGGAGCTGTGTCTCTAAAGCCCATTTCACACAGCCTGTTCAAGGCGGGACTGTTGAACTGTTTTTCCACCTTGTTGTTCTGTATAAAAGTTATGGACACAGAATGGGGGGACAGAGTTGTTCTGCTGTGAATGGTGGGTACACACTACATGAGAATCAAGCCTATGGGCCCGATTCCCCCCTCCCGACAATGGTCAGCAACGCCCCGATtctttgatggttctaaagatgctctctccagatgttcctgtgttgtgaggtatgttaagagtttttttacatcccccgatcggctcagaagtccatcctgaccgcaccgatctcaaatcgtaaatattaaacattttcaatatttccgatcggatatcctgttgtgtgtggcgAACctgcggctaatgcatgagctaatgcaaaacgcaaAGAATGAAGTAGTAGTAAAATGGTACAGCAGTATTATGGGATCTGTGTATAAAAGGGGCTGATGAGAGTGTGTCTCTTTGAAAGAGAGTGGAATATGTTCATATATAATGTGCAATGTTGTTGACAatagttcaataaataaataaacaatgctACACAATAAATAGAAGGCTTCAAATAGACTTTGTGATCGGTATGGGCAGATACTGCTTCCAGCGGTTGGAGATTAGCCCCAAAAAACCTGATCAGAGCATCCTTACAAAATACTGGTGTAAAAGACTGATAGCTATTCCAGGAGATAAAGAGATGTGCAGTGTACAAACACAGGGTGTGAAGGTTCTTTCAAACTGGCCTGCTAGTTCTCTTTCAACAACAGTGAGGCAGATATTTTTGGGGGAAAATGTAACAGCTGGAGATGAAGGTTGGAAAGAAACAACTAATGAGGAAGTATATAGCGTCCCGGTGAGCGGTGTTCATTTTAGCTGCATCCTCTGTTTCAGAATAAACTCAACGTCTTTAGGTACAAGCACAGCAATCACCACATTCATCTTGTACCATTTATTCCAACATTATCAATTTAACCTGGCTAAAGATAGTTACATAATTACATCCCTTTTCAAAACTGAGATTAAAACTGGTCAATatcatatttaaatatttctttttatttaaaactaGAACAGAAAGCTGACATGTCTCTCTTTGTATTCATCTTCTGCCCCTCATGTACCAGAACTACAATCACACTACACTGTACTGTATTGTCAAATAGTAGAAGGTTTATATGGGTTTGATAATATTGACTGAATCAGTTTAGTCACTTTTCACAACTTACATTAGTGGGTAGAACAGAAAGTATACTGTAACAACATGTAAAGTTCTTTGACTTTTTACACATTCAATTGAAACTAACTGCTtctatgtgagtgtgtgtgtatatatatataaaaacctgTGCCTCTAGCTGTTCTTCAGTCAGTGACATCATCTCATCGTAGGTCATGGTGGAGAAGAGAGCGGCGTATTTATGGAGACGGAGACTCTTCAGCCACGCAGGAACATCTGTGGAGGAGAAGACAACTAATAGTTAGAAGAATAATTTCATTGGGTAGCTTAAATTCTTTATTATCACTGCTGCAGGCAACATACAGCCTACattgtttgtctttgttgtcaatacaaatatacatattcagTCACAACATTTTGAAAGTATTCATCATAGATGAAcataaaacagatttttgataaatgaaTAGTACATCCACATGGgctcagtgttgccaacttggcgACTTTGTCACTAGATTTAGCGTCTTTCCTTCTAAAAAGTGACTAGCGTCAAATTTAGTGACTTTTCCACATCAGGGAAAAAGCGAGAAATCTCTTATGTTTTAATTCATTCCCtgcatgctgctcagagtaatcacagtccACAGCTCTTCTGCCAACAGCACAGGGTCTCTGCCTCTCCTGTGCACAGGCAGGCAGTCAGTCGAAATAACCACTAAGCTTCATGCAAATtatatgtgatgatgtcatcaataTTCAAAATGGGCGTATGACATCATCTGgcaacttttggagctagtgttagctactttcattggaaagagagttggcaacactgcaTGGGGTACATGTTTAACTCCAGTACAGAGCtggaaaaacaaatatgtaCTGTACATCCATTTGTTTAATGTGTTTATCACACCAATATACAGCATATACAGTAAAGCACATATGAAATAAGATTTGCAATTTCTTAGGCAAATTTGTATGTATCTAATATAATGTCAGATTAAATCAACCTCAAATATAAGCATTTAGAAAGACATGCTGTTGGCAGAAGGATCACCAAATCCAGTTCTTATTGATCCCGTTTATTGAGACATTGCTCACTAATGCTCAGCTTGTCCAGGTTACAGTGTTAGCTAACAGACAGCTTTGTTCTAATGTGCAGTTTTTGgttgttgtttcttttcttctacATCTAGAACTGCAGTACAAACAAACTGGCCTTTTTGTGCAACTCAGAAGACAATCTAAACACTGTTTGCTGTATTTACACGTTTATGGTATGTTTCCTCTGTTGTTAAGGTTTATATTCAGCACTTTGACACACTTGCAGAAGCTCCGAGAGCAAACAGGGACATCTATGACTATATGGATACCGGTCGTCCCATTCCACATGATGTGGAGAGTCATTTAAAGACGCAGACCTCGACCTTCCAGTAAAGTCCAACAGACTTCAGCTGTCTGAGTGTTTGATCACAATTAGACAGTTGTTTGATTTAACTGAATAATGGATAAAGTGACAAGAGTTCAAAACCATGTCTGTGATGAACTCAAAACTAAATATTTGGCCAAGGAAGTGCACATACACCTACATGAAATGTTGAGAAGTCAATGCTCTGCAAACCTTATTCTACCTCCTGATACTTGACACCAGTGCAGTCTTCTCTGGCAGCTAACAGACAACTGAAACATTGTGTCAACATTTTCCTCTAAAGTGAAATTGACAAATGGTAGCTTCTTCTCTCGGGGCTGTCGATGATGAATGTTAGCGTTGCCTTCATGTTTAGCTCGATGACAAcataaaaaatctttgtaagagaaaaaaaaagactgaggCTACTTGAAAGGCCGAACTCCAACGCAGACAGCGATAGCCTCAGAGTCAGTTCACTGGGGTCGGCTGCTCTGGCCTCTGCTTCCCCTGACAAACTGCTCTGACTGGATCAACAACTTGCCAGAGCCTCTAGCTAGAGTCtagctgaacacacacagacagtcatATGAGGTGCTGCACTAAACCAGTCATGCAGAGCTTTCCATAAGCGCCGGCTAAACAGCTGACTACTCATTTAAGTCCAGCCGGctactttattatattagttTTTGATTCTAATAGAATAGTTTTGATCAACAAGTAGCGATTTGCTATGCATGTACATTTTATAACCACTACCTCTGCTTCAAAACAATGTGAGCATGATGGTAGAGAAATGTACCTGGCATATAGCCTATGGCCTGTAGTGGTATTCAAATGTGCCACAGGCCACCAAATATGGGTTTTTACAGCCAGAATTTTTCTCTGGCAGCCTGCCACAGTCTCATTTGTcccgccacagtttcataatgaaccgaaaATATTTGTACACTTCTCAACGGGTGGGGTCCGCTCAGTCTCCCTGGTGGATTCCGTCAGGGACGGCATATCGGTGGTGGAGGATCCCCTTGTGGAACTTTGCACCAACGCTGGCTGGACCTCGCTGGTTGCATTTCCTTCATCTTGGTGCGCTGCGACCAGCTCTAGGTAGGCTTGGAAGGGCCCACGGTGGCTCGTGGCATCGGCCGTGAGCTTTACAGCACCACTCGCCCAGACCTCGTCACTTCCCGTGGCTGTGAACTTAGTGCTCGCTGCATCCTCTCTCCCTGCGTTGAGAGACGGGGGCTCTCCGCTCCCGGCGCCACTGACGGGTGGCGGCGATGTCGGGAATCCACCCAACCCATCTTGAAACACGTCTTGCTTACCATGCTTTGTGGTTGTTActtttttgctgtgtcatcaccattcatatctatacaaccaatgtgtttatgatcaACTTGTCTGCAAGAGCACAGAAtacttcatagatctagcctcttcattttgctcttaaagtgcaccagattgatgtaTTTAACTTGTACTAAACTTTCTTCCAGGGGAGCATAACCCTGTACCTCCCTAGCGGGTCCAAGGTCCACCCACCCAATCTCACAAAATCCTGTGGTAAACACTGAGGTCTTCTAAGCCTACATCTAGCACAGATACACAAAGTTGTTTTATTCCTTCTGAATCTTCTCAGAAGGTCATCGAACAGTGTACAACATTAAAAGCCTTCGCATCTAATTTCAGCAGAATAAAACACTTTTGAAATGGTATTATTTGTCTCCTGTAACCTGATCTATTGCTCTCCAGACTGCATCTGTCTCTATCTGTCCCTATCTTACCATACCAGAACATGGGATTTGTGGTTTTTACAAAGCCCAATCATTTAAATGGTACATCAGTTAAAAATAAGTCATTTAATACTTTTTTACAGCCTCAAGTGTAGGTAATATTTTTCATGTTCAAATGTCTTGCACAAACATTACACCATTGTtaaatgaattgtaataactttgtaTAATGCCTCTACTTTGCGTTAGTAGTTTTATAGTAAAGGGTACATGGAGTGTTTTTTCACGCTGTATTGTTGGGGACTCTTTTCAAGGGAAAGTAGCTACAGTCTGAACAAAAAGGCCTTCAAAAAGGTCTCAAAATCTAGCGACACAGTCACTAAGTTGACAACAGTAGTTTGGCTGAACCTGTTACACATGTGCATTtcaacagtgtgtgtgaatctgtCAGTGGCATTCACTTTCAGTTGAATTGTCCTACTAAGTGTTCATTGGTCTTTCATGCTCACCCCTCATGCCGCTGCCCTCGTCATGGAAGGAACTGCGGTGCAGACCTGAACATCCTCCTAAACCAGCCTCCTCCAGATGCTCGCTGCCTCCGCTGCCCGAAGAGGCAATGCTGCTCTGGGGTGAGAGAGGTGCGTGATCTGGGGCTGGGCCTCTAGCGGTCCGTAGGTCCTCCTGGGACAGCCAGACGTGGCCAAGAGGCTGGTTGCTGGGGCCGCTCATGGGAGGCGTGAGGGACACGGAGCGCTTCAGGGGACTGTGCTGCTGGCTGCCACCTCCACTCGTCAGGACTGAAAGACAACAGCAAGAGCAGTCAGGTAAGTGCAGGCTGCTAGAGGTTGGCTAAGACTAGAGAAAAAACACTGTTCCCTTAACACAAAGTTATTTAGTTGTTTACAATAATCAACTGATTACAACAAGACTAATGAAACAAAATCCACTACCCAACAGGACTTATCTTTCCTACACACCACAGTGTATAGCTATAagattaatattaataactgaTGGCTTTGCTTGACCCCCACATCACATACATTGTATTTGGTGACAACAAACAAATAGTGAGTAAAACATTTGAGCACcaaatgtgatgtgatgtgtcaCATTTGGTATATAATGTAAATCAAGTATATCAGATCACATATTTCAGGGTtcaacatttatgtttttttccacttgcCCATCTGGGCGAGTAGGTCAGAAATCTATTTGCGCCAAGTAAATTCTTACTTGCCCTTATAcaaattgtttgatttattagcGGTTaccaaataacaacaaagaccaaaGTTAACTGTCATGTTTAATCTAGAGTTTTGCCCCATCCTCTGacgccacccaactaaactcctgtttccagggtactttcttattttcaggttcatatatTTAGGGcacgagcacgaaagtgccaggacccaacggtgtcctggcacgaagtgcaaggaacctattgtttttctgcagattattattctttttccgctgggagatcgcgtttttgggaccttagccatccccaaaaactcaccagaactggtgggaaattcaatgttctggagtgactgggctcgggtttctccagggggctccatagcgccccctaacgtacgcagtttttccgagaaagtttcttcgatcttcacgaaattcaagtatgtcattgctcacgccctcatacctggattaaatgattttgagatttcttcggccaacaggaagtcagccatgttggacttcctgcgtgattttaaaatttacgaacgcatatttgaagactttaggatgcacaaaaaataatgaaactttacacacacatccaaactagtaattactttattttagtggtgaaattttgcttgggcgtggcatgttggctctctagcgcccccttatgtcttttagattttgaacatacctttaggtactcgaaaactcatgaaatttggcaaaatgatagacacctgtgaactttatgtaaatgtatagccattaggctcagtgtgtttagccggctctatagcgccccctaacgcgttgaaattttaactttgtcaaagttgatccgatattcatgaaatttggtatgcatatcccactcatcat
This window of the Sebastes fasciatus isolate fSebFas1 chromosome 2, fSebFas1.pri, whole genome shotgun sequence genome carries:
- the samd4a gene encoding protein Smaug homolog 1 isoform X2, giving the protein MMFRDQVGVLASWFKGWNECEQTVALLSLLKRVSRTQARFLQLCLEHSLAECTELQVLEGEANNPGVISQWQGESKERVISLVLTHLPLLKPGNVEAKGEYMRLLPRILAHTIEHGRHLEESRQLLSYALIHPATSLEDRSALAQWLNHLEERAAARGDSLERPPPSGPHHHHHHQSTPPSTLSSSGSSSSTNTSSSGNLYSLHHHQRYGSDDRLNGWQSSRDSGLGGGWHQQQQGCENGHLLLYPSSSVPATINTVGTGGGGNTILTSGGGSQQHSPLKRSVSLTPPMSGPSNQPLGHVWLSQEDLRTARGPAPDHAPLSPQSSIASSGSGGSEHLEEAGLGGCSGLHRSSFHDEGSGMRDVPAWLKSLRLHKYAALFSTMTYDEMMSLTEEQLEAQVTKGARHKIVISILKLKERQNLLRSLEKDVLEGSNLRAPLQELHQMIMTPIKAFIGGEEASLQRLLLSPDGKSAAPGSHLTGVGGGGGEAESGSSVIAEGDLPGQFTRVMGKVCTQLLVSRSDEDNISSYLQLIDKCLIHESFTETQKKRLLSWKQQVQRLFRSIPRKTLLDIAGYRPQRSRFGQSNSLPTASCVGGSVSARRSLRQFQMPSRSLPGARLGLLGSGGLLGPTPRSSSSTPTGPKQGRQGLWFANPGGSNSMPSRTHSSVQRTRSLPVHTTPQTMVMFQQAGIFTAQPVLKTQRRTKWLEGVARLYCGPNTTPPTHTQAPLQPQPNPLQNSLHPAHS
- the samd4a gene encoding protein Smaug homolog 1 isoform X4; its protein translation is MMFRDQVGVLASWFKGWNECEQTVALLSLLKRVSRTQARFLQLCLEHSLAECTELQVLEGEANNPGVISQWQGESKERVISLVLTHLPLLKPGNVEAKGEYMRLLPRILAHTIEHGRHLEESRQLLSYALIHPATSLEDRSALAQWLNHLEERAAARGDSLERPPPSGPHHHHHHQSTPPSTLSSSGSSSSTNTSSSGNLYSLHHHQRYGSDDRLNGWQSSRDSGLGGGWHQQQQGCENGHLLLYPSSSVPATINTVGTGGGGNTILTSGGGSQQHSPLKRSVSLTPPMSGPSNQPLGHVWLSQEDLRTARGPAPDHAPLSPQSSIASSGSGGSEHLEEAGLGGCSGLHRSSFHDEGSGMRDVPAWLKSLRLHKYAALFSTMTYDEMMSLTEEQLEVTKGARHKIVISILKLKERQNLLRSLEKDVLEGSNLRAPLQELHQMIMTPIKAFIGGEEASLQRLLLSPDGKSAAPGSHLTGVGGGGGEAESGSSVIAEGDLPGQFTRVMGKVCTQLLVSRSDEDNISSYLQLIDKCLIHESFTETQKKRLLSWKQQVQRLFRSIPRKTLLDIAGYRPQRSRFGQSNSLPTASCVGGSVSARRSLRQFQMPSRSLPGARLGLLGSGGLLGPTPRSSSSTPTGPKQGRQGLWFANPGGSNSMPSRTHSSVQRTRSLPVHTTPQTMVMFQQAGIFTAQPVLKTQRRTKWLEGVARLYCGPNTTPPTHTQAPLQPQPNPLQNSLHPAHS
- the samd4a gene encoding protein Smaug homolog 1 isoform X5, with product MMFRDQVGVLASWFKGWNECEQTVALLSLLKRVSRTQARFLQLCLEHSLAECTELQVLEGEANNPGVISQWQGESKERVISLVLTHLPLLKPGNVEAKGEYMRLLPRILAHTIEHGRHLEESRQLLSYALIHPATSLEDRSALAQWLNHLEERAAARGDSLERPPPSGPHHHHHHQSTPPSTLSSSGSSSSTNTSSSGNLYSLHHHQRYGSDDRLNGWQSSRDSGLGGGWHQQQQGCENGHLLLYPSSSVPATINTVGTGGGGNTILTSGGGSQQHSPLKRSVSLTPPMSGPSNQPLGHVWLSQEDLRTARGPAPDHAPLSPQSSIASSGSGGSEHLEEAGLGGCSGLHRSSFHDEGSGMRDVPAWLKSLRLHKYAALFSTMTYDEMMSLTEEQLEAQKVTKGARHKIVISILKLKERQNLLRSLEKDVLEGSNLRAPLQELHQMIMTPIKAFIGGEEASLQRLLLSPDGKSAAPGSHLTGVGGGGGEAESGSSVIAEGDLPGQFTRVMGKVCTQLLVSRSDEDNISSYLQLIDKCLIHESFTETQKKRLLSWKQQVQRLFRSIPRKTLLDIAGYRPQRSRFGQSNSLPTASCVGGSVSARRSLRQFQMPSRSLPGARLGLLGSGGLLGPTPRSSSSTPTGPKQGRQGLWFANPGGSNSMPSRTHSSVQRTRSLPVHTTPQTMVMFQQADLQLPVTEPDINNRLESLCLSMTEHALGDGADRTSTI